One window of Nocardia sp. NBC_00508 genomic DNA carries:
- a CDS encoding phytoene desaturase family protein: MADVVVVGSGPNGLTAAVILARAGLAVEVYEAEATPGGGSRTAELTLPGYRHDVCAGAHPMALASPVFRAFDLTAHGVELLAPEVSYAHPLDGGVAGLAWRDLERTVDGLGRDGAAWRRLFAPLVRHWPDVVDVGMSDLRRVPSGLATAIRFGLRTFEQGSPLWDVRFREQVAPALLTGVATHAIIPPRAITAAGAGLMLGTLAHAGGWVLPRGGSQAIPDALIAELERLGGRVHTGHRVDSLDEFADTRAILLDLAPAELLRIAQHRLPARYAGRLRRFRYGGAACKVDFALSGPVPWQAEGCALAGTVHVIGTRAEAMAAEHAVAMGRHAERPYLLSIQPGVVDSTRAPAGGHTFYTYAHVPNGSTRDVSEDVIAQVERFAPGFRDLIVAKNVRTAAEMPAHNANYIGGDISAGAMTLRQFAFRPAPRWNPYATPIPGVYLCSSATPPGPGVHGMNGLHAARHALRDRFAIRTDPLALLRTPTAELR; encoded by the coding sequence GGTTGTCGGTTCCGGGCCGAACGGGCTCACCGCCGCGGTGATCCTGGCCAGGGCGGGGCTGGCCGTAGAGGTCTACGAGGCCGAGGCGACGCCGGGGGGTGGATCGCGGACGGCCGAGCTGACGCTGCCCGGCTATCGGCACGACGTGTGCGCGGGCGCGCATCCGATGGCATTGGCGTCACCGGTGTTCCGCGCGTTCGATCTGACCGCGCACGGTGTCGAGTTGCTCGCCCCGGAGGTGTCCTACGCGCATCCGCTCGACGGCGGCGTGGCCGGGCTGGCTTGGCGGGATCTGGAGCGGACAGTCGATGGGCTCGGTCGCGACGGCGCGGCCTGGCGCAGGTTGTTCGCGCCGCTGGTGCGGCATTGGCCGGACGTGGTCGATGTCGGGATGTCGGATCTGCGCCGCGTGCCATCCGGGCTCGCCACCGCGATCCGCTTCGGCCTGCGTACGTTCGAGCAGGGATCGCCGCTGTGGGACGTCAGGTTTCGCGAACAGGTCGCGCCCGCCCTGCTGACCGGCGTCGCCACCCACGCCATCATCCCGCCGCGCGCGATCACGGCCGCCGGCGCCGGGCTGATGCTGGGCACCCTGGCCCATGCCGGGGGCTGGGTCCTTCCGCGCGGCGGCAGCCAAGCGATTCCCGACGCGCTGATCGCCGAACTCGAACGGCTCGGCGGCCGGGTGCACACCGGGCACCGGGTCGACTCGCTGGACGAGTTCGCCGACACCCGCGCGATCCTGCTCGACCTCGCCCCCGCCGAACTGCTGCGCATCGCGCAGCACCGATTGCCCGCGCGCTATGCCGGGCGGCTGCGGCGTTTCCGCTACGGCGGCGCGGCCTGCAAGGTCGACTTCGCGCTTTCCGGTCCGGTGCCGTGGCAGGCCGAGGGCTGTGCGCTGGCCGGAACGGTGCACGTGATCGGCACCCGCGCCGAGGCCATGGCGGCCGAGCACGCCGTCGCCATGGGCCGACACGCCGAAAGGCCCTACCTGCTGTCCATCCAGCCCGGCGTGGTCGACTCGACGCGCGCGCCCGCGGGCGGCCACACCTTCTACACCTACGCCCACGTGCCGAACGGCTCCACCCGCGACGTCAGCGAGGACGTGATCGCTCAGGTCGAGCGCTTCGCACCGGGGTTCCGCGATCTGATCGTGGCCAAGAACGTCCGCACCGCGGCCGAAATGCCCGCGCACAATGCCAACTACATCGGCGGCGACATCTCGGCGGGAGCGATGACCCTGCGCCAGTTCGCGTTCCGCCCGGCTCCGCGCTGGAATCCCTACGCCACACCCATTCCCGGCGTCTATCTGTGCTCGTCCGCCACCCCGCCGGGCCCCGGCGTGCACGGCATGAACGGTCTACACGCCGCACGCCACGCCCTGCGCGACCGTTTCGCCATCCGCACCGACCCTCTCGCCCTTCTGCGCACCCCCACCGCCGAGCTCCGCTGA